A portion of the Parasedimentitalea marina genome contains these proteins:
- a CDS encoding DUF4153 domain-containing protein, translated as MSRQLVINGVPDCIQQDGWWLASDSTNAVDGSSRDQIPRSASFVKRHPWAFPALALLTLLADWLFWQQNLGLSVVLFALALSSSILALKPGGASRRETVTAFVFELACNLPVVEQLQPMSFLFTVIGIIVLIVWVAYGRVIEWWQAAWAFLRLSIVGPFVLPVTIAGEIKGAQTKVDLKQQTKALILPLSIGLVFLFLLTSANPILERFLDQFAALEFLSPKQIWRGLFWIATASLIWPYLNLREKWLGPVAKAPEFASTRSPWLSSIVNAESVRNSLILFNVLFLVQTVMDIGVLTGGMSLPDGMTFARYAHRGAYPLVATALIAGVFAIATHKMIKENRFQQKLLYLWLGQNLFLVITAAYRLSLYVDAYTLTYLRVSAFIWMLLVFAGLILTLVQVSQSKSISWLVRSNLVVLAATLYLCCFVNFAYVIASYNLQNATAENRFDERYICELGEQALPLILEQDRKTGTRMCMGYHYGRPIFEPISDWRDWGFRKWRLQAYLGEKLYR; from the coding sequence ATGAGCAGGCAACTTGTGATCAATGGCGTTCCCGATTGCATACAGCAAGATGGATGGTGGCTAGCCAGTGATAGCACCAATGCAGTGGATGGCAGCAGTCGAGATCAGATTCCAAGATCCGCAAGTTTCGTCAAGCGACACCCCTGGGCCTTCCCAGCTCTTGCCCTCCTCACTCTGCTAGCGGACTGGTTGTTCTGGCAGCAAAACCTTGGACTGTCCGTCGTTCTGTTTGCCCTGGCCCTATCGTCATCCATTCTGGCGCTCAAACCAGGAGGTGCCAGCCGACGCGAAACAGTGACTGCATTTGTGTTTGAGCTGGCCTGCAACCTGCCAGTGGTGGAACAGCTTCAGCCCATGTCATTTCTGTTCACGGTCATTGGGATCATCGTTCTGATTGTTTGGGTTGCCTATGGACGGGTTATCGAGTGGTGGCAGGCCGCATGGGCATTCCTGCGTCTCTCAATCGTTGGACCGTTTGTGCTGCCCGTGACGATTGCCGGTGAGATAAAAGGAGCCCAAACAAAAGTAGATCTCAAGCAGCAAACCAAGGCCCTGATCCTGCCGCTGTCTATCGGGCTGGTCTTCCTGTTTCTTCTCACCTCTGCCAATCCAATACTGGAACGGTTTCTTGACCAGTTTGCAGCGCTAGAGTTTTTGTCACCCAAGCAAATCTGGCGTGGCTTATTCTGGATTGCCACAGCATCGCTGATCTGGCCCTATCTGAACCTGCGTGAGAAATGGCTGGGCCCCGTGGCAAAAGCGCCAGAGTTTGCCTCCACTCGGTCACCCTGGTTGTCGTCAATCGTGAACGCAGAGTCGGTCAGAAACTCCCTTATACTTTTCAATGTTCTTTTTCTGGTTCAAACCGTGATGGACATCGGCGTGTTGACGGGTGGGATGTCCTTGCCCGATGGAATGACATTTGCCCGCTATGCCCATCGCGGAGCCTATCCGTTGGTCGCGACAGCCCTGATTGCCGGTGTGTTTGCAATCGCCACCCACAAGATGATCAAGGAGAACCGTTTTCAGCAGAAACTGCTGTACCTATGGCTTGGCCAAAATCTGTTTCTGGTCATCACTGCGGCATACCGGCTAAGCCTATATGTCGACGCCTATACGCTGACCTACCTACGGGTTTCGGCCTTTATTTGGATGCTGCTGGTCTTCGCAGGGCTGATCCTGACACTTGTGCAAGTGTCACAATCAAAGAGCATTTCGTGGTTGGTTCGCTCCAATTTGGTGGTTCTAGCAGCGACACTTTATCTGTGCTGTTTCGTGAATTTTGCCTATGTGATTGCGAGTTACAATTTGCAAAACGCCACTGCTGAAAACCGGTTTGATGAAAGATACATATGCGAACTGGGCGAGCAAGCATTGCCTTTGATCTTGGAACAAGACCGGAAAACAGGAACTCGCATGTGTATGGGATACCATTACGGTAGGCCTATTTTTGAACCAATCAGCGATTGGCGCGATTGGGGCTTTCGCAAATGGCGTCTCCAAGCGTATCTTGGCGAAAAATTGTATAGGTAG
- a CDS encoding L-iditol 2-dehydrogenase, producing MKRLDGKTALITGAARGIGLAFAEAYVREGARVAIADIDIDRARRAAAQIGKAAMAVEMDVTQQESIDRAVDRTVETFGRIDILINNAALFTAAPITEIDRSDFQRAFDINVSGTLFTLQSVARHMIARGGGGKIINMASQAGRRGEPLVAVYCATKAAVISLTQSAGLNLIQHGINVNAISPGVVEGEHWDGVDAFFAKYENKAPGQKRKEVGDAVPYGRMGSAQDLTGMAIFLASQEADYIVAQTYNVDGGQWTS from the coding sequence ATGAAACGGCTCGACGGAAAAACGGCCCTGATAACCGGAGCGGCACGTGGGATTGGATTGGCTTTTGCTGAGGCCTATGTGCGCGAAGGAGCGCGGGTAGCCATTGCTGACATCGATATTGACCGCGCCCGCCGTGCTGCAGCGCAGATCGGCAAAGCGGCGATGGCTGTGGAAATGGACGTGACCCAACAGGAGAGTATTGACCGGGCCGTGGACCGTACCGTCGAGACGTTTGGGCGGATTGATATTCTGATCAACAATGCGGCTCTATTTACGGCCGCCCCTATCACTGAAATCGATCGCTCAGACTTTCAGCGGGCCTTTGACATCAATGTAAGCGGTACGCTGTTCACCCTGCAATCTGTGGCCCGGCACATGATCGCACGTGGCGGTGGTGGCAAAATCATCAACATGGCCAGCCAGGCAGGACGGCGCGGCGAACCGCTGGTAGCCGTATACTGTGCAACCAAGGCCGCAGTGATCAGCCTGACGCAGTCCGCGGGACTGAACCTCATCCAGCATGGGATCAACGTGAACGCGATATCACCAGGTGTGGTGGAGGGAGAACACTGGGACGGTGTCGACGCCTTCTTTGCTAAATATGAGAACAAGGCTCCGGGCCAAAAAAGGAAAGAGGTCGGTGACGCCGTTCCTTATGGGCGCATGGGATCGGCGCAGGACTTGACTGGTATGGCGATCTTTCTGGCAAGCCAAGAAGCCGATTATATCGTCGCGCAAACATATAATGTCGATGGCGGACAATGGACAAGCTGA
- a CDS encoding ATP-binding protein, with amino-acid sequence MLLLVLGLVLCLPFAGLFLFKFYASQLVQQTEESLLTQASVLSATYAQLYKTQTGDGIPVSDKPLNVTPVFPSLSINNDSVLPPRPDAVARVNIPNSAYLEIGAQLTQIVEASQAQTLAGYRLLDAKGNVIGGSAEVGLSLAHVDEVAQAFKGETVSVARVRIREGREPFLYAFSRGTRVRVFVAMPVIVKDNIIGAVYISRTPNHIFRFLYGERFNLTKAGAFIFISTALIGLVFWRFITRPIHTLMQRTQAIGNGSRRWEPINHYGTREIENLSNSFQSLTARLQDQQDALKSYTAHVTHELKSPLTAVKGAAELLRENEMTDEQRHRFLDNIEKDTARMEELLASMRKFSLADQNASVGSSSLSGLEKEIRSSFPKLEIGMQNETFFLPVHQNTLRIILTHLLENAAQHKARTVALEVGTSTKGAWLTVSDDGAGISVGNQEKIMTPFFTTRREQGGTGMGLNIVKSTVEALGGNLSLETRGNGACFRITFDG; translated from the coding sequence GTGCTGCTACTGGTGCTTGGGCTGGTGTTGTGTCTGCCTTTTGCCGGGCTGTTTCTTTTTAAATTCTACGCCAGCCAACTTGTCCAGCAAACCGAAGAGAGCCTGCTAACACAGGCCTCGGTTCTGTCTGCCACTTACGCGCAGCTTTACAAGACGCAAACCGGCGATGGAATTCCCGTTTCAGATAAGCCGCTGAACGTTACTCCGGTTTTTCCGTCGCTATCGATCAACAACGATAGTGTTCTGCCACCTCGCCCCGATGCAGTCGCACGTGTGAACATCCCCAACTCCGCATACTTGGAAATAGGCGCGCAACTCACCCAGATTGTAGAGGCGTCCCAGGCGCAGACGCTGGCCGGATACAGGTTGCTTGATGCGAAAGGGAACGTAATCGGAGGCAGCGCAGAGGTAGGGCTTTCACTGGCCCACGTGGATGAGGTCGCACAGGCATTCAAAGGGGAAACCGTCTCGGTGGCTCGTGTGCGCATTCGGGAAGGCCGGGAGCCTTTCCTTTATGCATTTAGCCGGGGAACCAGAGTCAGGGTTTTTGTGGCAATGCCCGTAATCGTCAAAGATAACATTATCGGAGCCGTCTATATTAGCCGCACTCCAAACCACATCTTCCGCTTCTTGTATGGCGAACGGTTCAATCTGACCAAAGCGGGTGCTTTCATCTTCATTTCCACGGCTTTGATTGGCTTGGTGTTCTGGCGTTTCATTACCCGCCCGATACACACCCTGATGCAGCGCACGCAGGCCATTGGCAACGGAAGTAGAAGATGGGAGCCTATCAACCACTATGGAACCCGAGAAATTGAGAACCTCAGCAACAGTTTTCAGTCGTTGACGGCGCGGCTTCAGGATCAACAAGACGCGTTGAAATCCTATACGGCGCATGTAACGCATGAATTAAAGTCGCCATTGACAGCGGTGAAGGGCGCCGCTGAATTGTTGCGAGAAAATGAGATGACCGATGAACAGCGGCATAGGTTTCTTGACAACATCGAAAAAGATACAGCGCGCATGGAAGAGCTACTGGCCAGCATGCGTAAATTCAGCTTAGCGGATCAAAATGCAAGTGTTGGATCCTCTAGCCTTAGTGGGTTGGAAAAAGAAATCCGTTCCAGCTTCCCCAAGCTCGAAATCGGGATGCAAAACGAGACATTTTTTCTGCCTGTTCACCAAAACACGCTGCGGATCATCCTGACACATCTGTTGGAAAATGCCGCCCAACATAAGGCCCGAACAGTCGCTCTGGAAGTTGGCACGAGCACCAAGGGAGCCTGGTTGACGGTCAGCGATGATGGCGCTGGTATCAGCGTGGGAAATCAGGAAAAGATCATGACCCCCTTTTTCACAACCCGGCGAGAACAAGGGGGGACGGGAATGGGCCTTAACATCGTAAAATCGACAGTTGAGGCATTGGGTGGAAACCTGTCTTTAGAAACTCGGGGAAACGGGGCCTGTTTTCGCATCACTTTTGACGGTTGA
- a CDS encoding response regulator transcription factor, whose protein sequence is MSGRILIVDDDPNIREVIGYAVEKSGYTTIFAENGLTALEAARTGSPDLIVLDIGLPEFDGLEVCREVRKNSDVPILFLTARDDEIDRIIGLEIGGDDYVTKPFSPRELVARIKAILKRVAPPIRQVVQTFVHGDLEIDAHRHLCRVAAQEVALTASEFSLLKALMANPDNVMSRHQLTEAMYGNNIHVSDRTIDSHIRNIRNKLTTAGCPNSIVTVHGVGLRMGTCLTG, encoded by the coding sequence ATGTCCGGCCGAATTCTTATTGTCGACGATGATCCAAATATTCGTGAAGTGATCGGCTACGCAGTTGAAAAATCTGGCTATACCACAATCTTCGCTGAAAACGGTCTAACAGCGCTGGAGGCTGCCAGAACAGGAAGCCCCGACCTTATCGTGTTGGATATTGGCCTACCGGAATTCGATGGGCTGGAGGTTTGCCGCGAAGTCAGGAAAAACTCTGATGTGCCCATTCTGTTTCTGACAGCCAGAGACGATGAGATTGACCGGATAATTGGTTTGGAAATTGGTGGCGACGACTATGTCACAAAACCATTTTCGCCAAGGGAACTGGTTGCACGGATCAAGGCGATCCTGAAAAGGGTGGCGCCGCCTATAAGGCAAGTGGTGCAAACGTTTGTCCACGGTGATTTGGAAATCGATGCCCACCGCCATTTGTGCCGCGTGGCCGCACAAGAGGTAGCATTGACAGCCTCTGAATTTTCCCTGCTCAAGGCGCTAATGGCCAATCCAGATAACGTCATGTCCCGCCACCAGCTGACCGAAGCGATGTACGGCAACAACATCCATGTCTCAGACCGAACAATCGACAGTCATATCCGAAACATAAGGAACAAACTGACGACGGCTGGGTGCCCGAACAGCATCGTCACTGTACATGGCGTAGGCCTGAGGATGGGAACATGCCTGACAGGATAA
- a CDS encoding mannitol dehydrogenase family protein, whose product MQMKLSLSTLDKLPETVARPSYHRKDLSPGILHIGVGNFHRAHQAVYLDKLFNTGRDLDWAIIGAGVKSFDADRRLLMQDQDWLTTVVELDPHGLSAGINGAMIDFLDVDGETLINKLADPAIRIVSLTITEGGYFVDAAGGFDADHQEIVRDAANPGAPQTVFGLLLAGLQLRHSLGHAPFTILSCDNLPENGQVTRQSIEGLANLISPDLRDWVSENVAFPNSMVDCITPGTSQREIDMVRDTFGIEDASPVVCEPFRQWVMEDNFPLGRPALEQVGVEFVDNVVPYETMKLRILNAGHAAIAYPAALLGHQYVHDAMADPDIASWLVQLMRREVIPVLQPIAGVDFDAYLETCVSRFANPAIGDTIARLCQDGSNRQPKFVFPTITDALAKDTDIEGLTLEVALWCLYCAQPGFVVEDARADRLSTAALASKSDPAAFLSIRDVFGDLAANDRFANAFTRQMGELWTQGPRHVIQRYLRKANE is encoded by the coding sequence ATGCAAATGAAACTGTCCCTCTCTACCCTCGACAAGCTACCCGAAACGGTTGCCCGTCCGTCCTACCACCGAAAGGATTTATCCCCCGGGATCCTACACATAGGCGTCGGAAATTTTCATCGTGCGCATCAGGCAGTCTATCTCGACAAGCTGTTCAATACCGGTCGAGATCTCGACTGGGCAATTATTGGTGCCGGGGTCAAAAGTTTCGACGCCGATCGCCGGTTGCTGATGCAGGATCAAGACTGGCTGACCACCGTAGTCGAACTTGATCCCCATGGATTATCAGCTGGCATCAACGGGGCAATGATAGATTTTCTTGACGTTGACGGCGAGACGCTGATTAACAAATTGGCCGATCCGGCGATCCGAATTGTGTCGCTGACCATCACCGAAGGCGGCTATTTCGTCGATGCTGCGGGTGGGTTTGACGCAGATCATCAAGAGATTGTCCGCGACGCCGCCAATCCCGGAGCACCGCAAACCGTGTTCGGGTTGCTTTTGGCAGGGCTGCAATTACGCCATTCTCTCGGTCATGCGCCCTTTACCATCCTGTCCTGCGATAACCTTCCTGAAAACGGCCAGGTCACACGCCAAAGCATCGAAGGGCTTGCCAACCTGATCTCGCCGGATCTGCGGGACTGGGTGTCCGAAAACGTGGCCTTTCCAAATTCAATGGTCGATTGCATCACGCCCGGCACATCACAGCGCGAAATAGATATGGTCAGAGATACGTTCGGTATCGAAGATGCCTCCCCTGTTGTCTGCGAACCCTTCCGGCAATGGGTCATGGAAGACAACTTTCCACTGGGGCGCCCAGCGCTGGAACAGGTCGGCGTTGAATTTGTGGACAACGTAGTGCCCTACGAGACCATGAAACTGCGCATCCTGAACGCCGGTCATGCGGCCATTGCTTATCCGGCTGCGTTGCTAGGACACCAGTACGTACATGACGCCATGGCAGATCCGGATATCGCATCCTGGCTCGTTCAACTTATGCGGCGCGAAGTTATTCCGGTACTTCAGCCGATCGCCGGAGTGGACTTCGACGCCTACCTCGAAACCTGTGTCTCCCGCTTTGCCAACCCGGCCATCGGCGACACCATCGCGCGGCTGTGCCAGGATGGGTCGAACCGTCAACCAAAATTCGTGTTTCCAACCATCACCGATGCTCTGGCAAAAGACACTGATATTGAAGGACTTACATTGGAGGTGGCGCTGTGGTGCCTGTACTGCGCCCAACCGGGATTTGTGGTTGAGGACGCCCGGGCAGATCGGCTTTCCACCGCCGCCTTGGCCAGTAAATCTGACCCTGCCGCGTTTTTAAGCATTCGGGATGTTTTTGGCGATCTGGCCGCGAACGACCGTTTTGCAAATGCCTTTACGCGTCAGATGGGGGAGCTCTGGACACAAGGCCCGCGCCACGTGATACAACGTTATCTTCGCAAAGCGAATGAGTAG
- a CDS encoding WD40/YVTN/BNR-like repeat-containing protein, whose translation MCVFHEERNRFETNAPALPVNWQQAGPTNIGGRMTSLATDPTDPDRLIAGAAGGGVWASSNAGRSWAPLWHRQPTLNVGAVTMDPSNPNVIYVGTGEANQSADSHPGVGIFVSRDGGSNWTVFADAEAAHLPSRIGAIVVDPANGNHILLGGVSHSSADFREGLYRTTDGGSTWSRADDITPGRYRCHDIRFGAGQTIFATIEARSRLSGIWRSEDGGTSWTQLQTGLPSGDQLRRGSLAVAPSDQTRIYAQFSSSGGGVQGIYRSNDSGDSWRPIAGGHLDSERQMGYNNTIVVHPTNPDHVLCAGVEVHRTTNGGASWQKRTRWSAEIGDGDYAHADQHALVMPVGAPGRVYAMNDGGMDVSENGGTTWENRSDGLEVCMFYDFTVAQSNADFYGGGFQDQGTNITTSGRADDHFMISGGDGGWFEIDPSNEMHFYTSSQRMRILRFRGDLDPPWSDVSPLPANSQERQRTWMVYIAMDPNNSQRIFTGTSRVFRTIDDAQNWLAVSHPLDDSIITAIEICRADSDRIYIGTTNGGLFRSIDGGDTWSGDLSGPALPGRTVTRIAAHPVDADTVFCTVAGFGHPHVYRSADGGLSWRDAGTGQLPDVPHHSLAISPTEPGRVFVAHDLGVSASLDGGATWQNISGDLPNQMVVDLAIHVSENRLFAATYGRSAWKLDLSTL comes from the coding sequence ATGTGCGTGTTTCATGAAGAGCGCAACCGCTTTGAAACAAACGCGCCTGCCCTGCCTGTGAATTGGCAACAAGCTGGCCCGACCAACATCGGCGGACGAATGACCAGTCTTGCAACCGACCCAACTGACCCTGACCGCCTTATTGCCGGTGCCGCTGGTGGCGGCGTTTGGGCCAGTTCGAACGCTGGACGTAGCTGGGCCCCGCTTTGGCATCGTCAACCGACATTGAATGTTGGCGCCGTTACAATGGATCCATCCAATCCAAATGTGATCTATGTCGGAACCGGAGAAGCCAATCAGTCAGCGGACTCGCATCCCGGCGTTGGTATTTTCGTCAGCCGTGATGGAGGGTCCAATTGGACGGTTTTCGCCGATGCCGAAGCCGCCCACTTACCAAGCCGGATTGGCGCTATTGTAGTCGACCCGGCGAATGGGAATCATATCCTGCTTGGCGGGGTCTCGCACAGTTCGGCTGACTTTCGCGAGGGCCTGTACAGGACGACCGATGGGGGCAGTACGTGGTCCCGCGCAGACGACATTACGCCGGGCCGGTACAGATGCCATGACATTCGCTTTGGCGCAGGCCAGACTATCTTTGCCACGATTGAGGCGCGCAGCAGGCTGTCCGGTATCTGGCGTAGCGAAGATGGCGGCACATCCTGGACACAGTTGCAGACCGGCCTGCCAAGCGGCGACCAGCTGCGACGCGGATCCTTGGCCGTTGCACCATCTGATCAAACCCGCATATACGCCCAGTTCAGTTCCAGCGGCGGGGGTGTCCAGGGTATTTACCGTTCGAATGATAGCGGCGACAGTTGGCGGCCCATCGCTGGTGGACATTTAGATTCCGAACGGCAAATGGGCTATAATAATACGATTGTCGTACACCCGACCAATCCAGATCATGTTCTGTGCGCGGGCGTCGAAGTGCATAGGACAACAAATGGCGGCGCAAGCTGGCAAAAGCGGACACGGTGGAGTGCCGAGATTGGCGATGGCGATTACGCCCATGCCGACCAACATGCGCTGGTCATGCCCGTCGGCGCGCCCGGCCGTGTGTATGCAATGAACGATGGCGGCATGGATGTCAGCGAAAACGGCGGAACAACCTGGGAAAATCGCAGTGATGGGCTGGAAGTCTGCATGTTCTATGACTTCACGGTCGCTCAATCGAATGCCGACTTCTATGGCGGTGGATTTCAGGACCAAGGCACCAACATCACAACATCCGGCAGGGCCGACGATCATTTCATGATCAGTGGCGGCGATGGCGGCTGGTTCGAAATTGACCCCAGCAATGAGATGCACTTTTATACTTCGTCACAGCGGATGCGGATACTGCGTTTTCGAGGTGACTTGGACCCGCCATGGTCTGACGTGTCTCCGCTACCCGCAAATAGCCAAGAAAGACAACGCACCTGGATGGTCTACATCGCTATGGACCCAAACAATTCGCAGCGCATTTTTACAGGCACAAGCCGTGTGTTTCGTACAATCGATGACGCGCAAAACTGGTTGGCCGTTTCACACCCGCTTGACGATAGTATAATCACCGCCATCGAGATCTGCCGGGCTGACAGCGATCGGATCTATATTGGTACAACAAACGGCGGGCTTTTCCGATCCATCGATGGCGGCGACACTTGGAGCGGCGATCTGTCCGGTCCGGCGTTACCGGGGCGCACTGTAACCCGCATTGCAGCGCATCCGGTCGACGCGGATACAGTGTTTTGCACAGTTGCAGGATTCGGGCACCCTCATGTTTATCGATCAGCCGACGGCGGGTTGAGCTGGCGTGATGCCGGAACCGGGCAATTACCTGATGTGCCGCATCACAGTCTCGCCATTTCACCAACTGAACCGGGCCGGGTCTTCGTCGCGCATGATCTGGGCGTCTCGGCTTCGTTGGATGGGGGGGCGACTTGGCAAAATATCTCAGGCGATTTGCCCAATCAAATGGTTGTGGATCTGGCCATACATGTCTCCGAGAACCGTTTGTTCGCAGCAACTTATGGCCGCAGTGCCTGGAAGTTGGACCTGTCGACGCTTTAG
- a CDS encoding ABC transporter ATP-binding protein, translating to MGQITLEKVTKSFGDIQVIPPLDLTIHDGEFTVFVGPSGCGKSTLLRLIAGLEDITSGTIKIDGIDATNIPPAKRGLAMVFQSYALYPHMSVRKNIAFPMRMAKIEQAEQDRRIEQAAAALNLADYLDRKPGQLSGGQRQRVAIGRAIVREPSAFLFDEPLSNLDAALRVGMRLEISELHKRLATTMVYVTHDQVEAMTMADKIVVLRAGFIEQVGSPLELYKTPRNIFVAGFIGSPKMNLIEGAEAAKHNAHTIGIRPEHIDVSETDGLWQGKVGVAEHLGSDTFFHVHDTGLADMITVRAPGEVNFKHGDRIHLTPRADQFHRFDAQGLRIT from the coding sequence ATGGGACAGATCACGCTTGAGAAGGTCACAAAAAGCTTTGGCGACATTCAAGTCATTCCGCCTCTGGACCTGACCATTCATGACGGAGAGTTCACAGTGTTTGTCGGCCCATCAGGTTGCGGCAAATCCACATTGCTGCGACTGATTGCAGGGCTAGAAGACATCACTTCGGGTACTATAAAAATTGACGGAATAGACGCGACAAATATACCGCCTGCCAAGCGTGGACTGGCAATGGTATTTCAATCCTATGCGCTTTATCCGCATATGAGCGTGCGCAAGAACATCGCCTTTCCAATGCGAATGGCCAAAATCGAGCAGGCCGAACAGGACCGACGGATCGAACAGGCAGCGGCTGCGCTGAATCTGGCCGATTATCTGGACCGCAAGCCCGGGCAACTGTCTGGCGGTCAACGACAGCGGGTCGCCATCGGGCGTGCCATCGTGCGCGAGCCTTCGGCGTTTCTTTTTGACGAACCGCTATCAAACCTCGACGCAGCACTGCGCGTCGGTATGCGGCTTGAAATCAGCGAGCTGCACAAGCGGCTGGCCACAACGATGGTCTACGTCACGCATGACCAAGTCGAGGCTATGACCATGGCCGACAAGATCGTGGTTTTGCGGGCTGGTTTCATCGAACAGGTAGGCTCGCCGCTAGAACTATACAAAACACCGCGTAACATTTTTGTCGCCGGGTTCATCGGGTCACCCAAAATGAACCTCATCGAAGGGGCTGAGGCCGCCAAACACAACGCCCATACAATCGGCATTCGTCCAGAACATATCGATGTAAGCGAAACCGACGGGTTGTGGCAGGGCAAAGTGGGTGTCGCCGAGCATCTGGGATCAGATACTTTTTTCCACGTTCATGACACCGGGCTTGCAGACATGATTACCGTGCGCGCGCCCGGCGAGGTGAACTTCAAACATGGCGACCGTATCCATCTGACACCCAGAGCGGATCAGTTCCACAGGTTCGATGCGCAGGGATTGAGGATCACATGA